A region from the Bradyrhizobium erythrophlei genome encodes:
- a CDS encoding DUF2059 domain-containing protein — MKSLSGILSVACLALGLALTALPAVAQQPKPASPAAIAAAKEILAMKHADAMYANAVPNLVHKTKDQLLQSNLNYQKDLNEVEVIVAQKLAGRQKEIGDGMAAVYAQAFTEQELKDLVTFYRSALGQKLLTAEPVAIQQSMAFMNQWAQGFAEMINGEFRAEMRKRGKEI; from the coding sequence ATGAAGAGCCTTTCGGGAATTTTGTCGGTCGCGTGCCTGGCGCTGGGACTGGCTCTGACGGCCTTGCCGGCCGTGGCCCAGCAGCCCAAGCCGGCTTCGCCGGCCGCGATCGCGGCGGCCAAGGAGATCCTGGCGATGAAGCACGCGGACGCGATGTATGCCAACGCCGTTCCGAACCTCGTCCATAAGACCAAGGACCAGTTGTTGCAGTCCAATCTCAACTACCAGAAGGATCTCAACGAAGTTGAGGTCATCGTCGCGCAGAAGCTCGCCGGTCGCCAGAAGGAAATCGGCGATGGCATGGCCGCTGTCTACGCCCAGGCATTCACCGAGCAGGAGTTGAAGGACCTGGTGACGTTCTACAGATCGGCGCTCGGCCAGAAGCTTTTGACGGCCGAACCGGTGGCGATCCAGCAGAGCATGGCCTTCATGAATCAATGGGCCCAGGGTTTTGCCGAAATGATCAATGGCGAATTCCGCGCCGAGATGCGCAAGCGCGGCAAGGAGATATGA
- a CDS encoding VOC family protein, giving the protein MNMSVGVLDHFNIRTRKLADTVRFYEEVLGLEKGARPNFAFPGAWMYSEGKPVVHLVDISKTDEPQKPDSGVVHHVAFASQGFAGMKKRLESKGTEFDSRQVPGGDLWQIFVNDPNGVMIELNYEAAKEQGGSAPLERADDVGAR; this is encoded by the coding sequence ATGAACATGAGCGTTGGCGTGCTCGACCATTTCAATATCCGGACCCGCAAGCTCGCGGATACGGTCCGATTCTACGAAGAAGTGCTGGGGCTGGAGAAGGGCGCCCGGCCGAATTTCGCATTCCCCGGCGCCTGGATGTACTCGGAGGGCAAGCCGGTGGTGCATCTGGTCGATATTTCCAAGACCGATGAGCCGCAAAAGCCGGATTCCGGCGTGGTCCATCACGTCGCCTTCGCCAGCCAGGGCTTTGCCGGCATGAAGAAGCGGCTGGAGTCCAAGGGGACGGAATTCGACTCGCGCCAGGTTCCCGGCGGCGATCTCTGGCAGATCTTCGTCAACGATCCCAATGGCGTCATGATCGAACTGAACTACGAGGCCGCCAAGGAGCAGGGCGGATCGGCGCCGCTGGAGCGGGCGGACGACGTCGGAGCGAGGTAG
- the moaA gene encoding GTP 3',8-cyclase MoaA: MNGSALSPSTSRPMTDPFGRTISYLRVSVTDRCDLRCFYCMSEDMTFLPKADLLTLEELDRLCTAFIAKGVRKLRLTGGEPLVRRNVMSLVRSLSRHLKTGALNELTLTTNGSQLARFAGELADCGIRRINVSMDTLDPVKFRAITRWGDLDKVLAGIEAARAAGLAVKINAVALKNLNEDEIPALMEWAHARELALTLIEVMPMGDIGAGRIDQYVPLSLLRARLAQQYTLTDLDDDTGGPARYVRVSETGGKLGFITPMTHNFCESCNRVRITCTGTLHTCLGHEDASDLRKPLRASADDELLSAAIDRAIGLKPKGHDFIIDRRHNRPSVSRHMSVTGG, encoded by the coding sequence ATGAACGGATCCGCACTAAGCCCATCAACGTCCCGTCCGATGACCGACCCGTTCGGCCGGACCATCAGTTATTTGCGGGTTTCGGTCACCGACCGCTGCGATCTGCGCTGCTTCTATTGCATGTCGGAAGACATGACATTCCTGCCCAAGGCCGACCTGCTCACGCTCGAAGAGCTCGACCGGCTTTGCACGGCCTTCATCGCCAAGGGTGTGCGGAAACTGCGGCTGACCGGCGGCGAACCGCTGGTCCGACGCAACGTGATGTCGCTGGTCCGCTCGCTCTCGCGCCATCTGAAGACCGGCGCGCTCAACGAACTGACGTTGACCACCAACGGCTCGCAACTGGCGCGTTTCGCCGGCGAACTGGCCGACTGCGGCATCCGGCGCATCAACGTCTCGATGGACACGCTTGATCCGGTGAAATTCCGGGCCATCACCCGCTGGGGCGATCTCGACAAGGTGCTGGCCGGCATCGAGGCCGCGCGCGCGGCCGGCCTCGCCGTCAAGATCAACGCCGTGGCGCTGAAGAATCTAAACGAGGATGAAATTCCCGCGCTGATGGAATGGGCCCACGCCAGGGAGTTGGCGCTGACGCTGATCGAGGTCATGCCCATGGGCGACATCGGCGCCGGACGGATCGACCAGTATGTGCCGCTGTCCCTGCTTCGCGCCCGCCTCGCCCAGCAATACACCCTGACCGACCTCGACGATGATACCGGGGGACCTGCGCGCTATGTCCGCGTCAGCGAGACCGGCGGCAAGCTCGGCTTCATCACGCCGATGACCCATAATTTCTGCGAATCCTGCAACCGGGTCCGGATTACCTGTACCGGGACGCTGCACACCTGCCTCGGCCATGAGGATGCGTCCGATTTGCGCAAACCGCTGCGGGCCTCCGCCGACGACGAACTGCTCAGCGCCGCGATCGACCGCGCCATCGGCCTGAAGCCGAAGGGGCACGACTTCATCATCGACCGCCGCCACAACCGCCCCAGCGTCAGCCGCCATATGAGCGTCACCGGGGGTTGA
- a CDS encoding Mrp/NBP35 family ATP-binding protein gives MSVTQQQVLEALAKVASPRGVALTNANVLSPVSVTDGKVFFSINVDAAEARAWESVRAQAEAAVRAIPGVTAAMIALTAERKPGSTPPPQRPAPGGVAPVASHRPPHSPASPMAKQAEIPGIAAVIAVASGKGGVGKSTTALNLALGLRDLGLRVGLLDADIYGPSVPRLTGISVKPQLDDNRKMIPVQRFGLAIMSIGFLVEEDTAMIWRGPMVMSAITQMLRDVAWGTLDILVVDMPPGTGDAQLTLAQNVPLKGAVIISTPQDLSLIDARRGLAMFKKVNVPVLGIVENMSYFQCPHCGTKSDIFGHGGARHEAERLGVPFLGEIPLHMSIRTTSDSGTPVVDSEPDGPHAAIYRAIGAKVRDQLQGAIAAA, from the coding sequence TTGAGCGTCACGCAGCAACAGGTTCTCGAAGCTCTCGCCAAGGTGGCCTCGCCCCGCGGCGTCGCCTTGACCAATGCCAATGTCTTGTCGCCGGTCTCAGTCACCGACGGCAAGGTGTTTTTCTCGATCAATGTCGACGCCGCCGAGGCCCGCGCCTGGGAGAGCGTGCGCGCGCAGGCCGAAGCCGCCGTGCGCGCCATTCCCGGCGTCACCGCCGCCATGATCGCGCTGACCGCCGAACGCAAGCCGGGCTCAACGCCGCCGCCGCAGCGCCCCGCGCCGGGCGGTGTGGCGCCGGTCGCGTCACACCGGCCGCCGCACAGCCCCGCCTCGCCAATGGCAAAACAGGCGGAAATTCCCGGCATTGCCGCCGTCATCGCCGTGGCCTCGGGCAAGGGCGGCGTCGGCAAATCGACCACCGCGCTCAATTTGGCGCTGGGCCTGCGCGATCTCGGTTTGCGGGTCGGCCTGCTCGATGCCGACATTTACGGCCCGTCGGTGCCGCGACTGACCGGGATCAGCGTGAAGCCGCAGCTCGACGACAACAGGAAGATGATTCCAGTCCAGCGCTTCGGTCTTGCGATCATGTCGATCGGTTTTCTGGTCGAGGAGGATACCGCGATGATCTGGCGCGGGCCGATGGTGATGTCGGCGATCACCCAGATGCTGCGGGACGTCGCCTGGGGCACGCTCGACATTCTTGTGGTCGACATGCCGCCCGGCACCGGCGACGCGCAACTGACACTGGCGCAGAACGTGCCGCTCAAGGGCGCGGTCATCATTTCGACTCCGCAGGACCTTTCGCTGATCGATGCGCGGCGGGGGCTTGCGATGTTCAAGAAGGTCAACGTGCCGGTGCTCGGCATTGTCGAGAATATGAGTTATTTCCAGTGCCCGCATTGCGGCACGAAATCGGACATTTTCGGCCATGGCGGCGCGCGGCACGAGGCTGAGCGGCTGGGGGTGCCTTTCCTCGGTGAAATCCCGCTGCATATGTCGATTCGCACCACCTCGGATTCGGGGACGCCGGTGGTGGACAGCGAGCCGGACGGCCCGCATGCGGCGATCTACCGCGCGATCGGGGCCAAGGTCCGCGACCAGCTCCAGGGCGCGATTGCCGCGGCTTGA
- a CDS encoding cation:proton antiporter, whose protein sequence is METSASIEIAKHTLLSCGLILAIGTLTGLLAQKIRIPDVAVFLVVGMGIGPEALGLIDIKADSALNQIILLFGASYILFDGGASLRFNVLKQVWITIVVIATVGVIITATITGLAAHFILGAPLIVALLLGATLASTDPATLVPIFRQVRIRDRVAQTVMSESAFNDAMGAIVTFGVLAVAMGTGEFSLASSLFDLLKQSAVGIVAGITLGYLAALLIAHERLAFLAEYAPVVTLVAVIGAYFAADGLQASGFMAVFVFGIVLGNKESFGFAMEAGESRKLDEYVATTAFIMRLFIFMLVGAQVDFSLMGRYLWGGVAVVTVLMLVARPVTVFACALPDRRARWSFREMLFMCWTRETGVIPGALAGLLLGMKAPGAQMIASVTFIAILMTILIQAPTTEWLGRRLGVMQDGQG, encoded by the coding sequence GTGGAAACTTCAGCCTCGATTGAGATCGCCAAGCACACGCTGCTTTCCTGCGGTCTCATTCTTGCTATTGGAACCCTCACTGGTCTGCTGGCGCAAAAGATCCGGATTCCCGATGTCGCGGTGTTTCTGGTCGTTGGGATGGGGATCGGCCCGGAAGCGCTGGGTCTGATCGATATCAAGGCGGATTCGGCGCTGAATCAGATCATTCTCCTGTTCGGTGCCAGTTACATTCTGTTCGATGGCGGCGCCTCGCTGCGCTTCAACGTCCTGAAGCAGGTCTGGATCACCATTGTCGTCATTGCGACGGTCGGGGTGATCATCACAGCCACCATAACGGGGCTGGCCGCCCATTTTATCCTCGGCGCGCCCCTGATCGTGGCGCTGCTGCTGGGAGCGACATTGGCCTCGACCGATCCGGCGACCCTGGTGCCGATTTTCCGGCAGGTCCGGATTCGCGACCGGGTCGCGCAAACCGTGATGAGTGAATCCGCCTTCAACGACGCCATGGGCGCGATCGTCACCTTCGGCGTGCTCGCAGTGGCAATGGGGACCGGCGAGTTCTCCCTGGCGTCCTCATTGTTCGATCTGCTCAAGCAATCCGCCGTCGGCATTGTCGCGGGCATTACGCTCGGATACCTGGCCGCACTGCTGATCGCGCATGAGCGGCTTGCATTCCTGGCGGAATACGCACCTGTCGTGACGCTAGTGGCCGTGATCGGCGCCTATTTCGCGGCCGACGGCCTGCAGGCCAGCGGCTTCATGGCGGTTTTCGTGTTCGGCATCGTCCTCGGAAACAAGGAATCGTTCGGTTTCGCGATGGAGGCCGGCGAGTCGCGAAAGCTCGACGAATATGTCGCGACCACGGCGTTCATCATGCGGCTGTTCATCTTCATGCTGGTCGGTGCCCAAGTCGATTTCAGCCTCATGGGCCGGTATCTGTGGGGTGGCGTGGCTGTCGTCACGGTCTTGATGCTGGTTGCCCGGCCGGTGACCGTTTTCGCATGCGCGCTGCCCGATCGGCGGGCGCGGTGGAGTTTCCGCGAGATGCTCTTCATGTGCTGGACGCGCGAAACGGGCGTGATCCCCGGTGCGCTGGCTGGCCTGCTCCTGGGCATGAAGGCACCCGGCGCCCAGATGATCGCGTCGGTTACCTTTATTGCCATTTTGATGACGATCCTGATCCAGGCGCCAACCACTGAATGGCTTGGCCGCAGGCTGGGGGTGATGCAGGATGGCCAAGGCTAG
- a CDS encoding TRAP transporter large permease: protein MSAFLIANMAPIMFASLVVVLLLGYPAAFSLGAVGLIYAFVGIQLGEFRPDFLQALPERVYGVMNNDTLLAIPFFTFMGLVLERSGMAEDLLDTIGQLFGTIRGGLAYAVVFVGALLAATTGVVAASVISMGLISLPIMLRYGYDRRMATGIIAASGTLAQIIPPSLVLIVMADQLGKSVGDMYEGAFIPGLVLAGLYALYAFFVTLIFPKAAPGLPPEAIGFRQKDGSRGLWSLLVLFIASCFFGWFMMRNSETHGADFVVLSMFFGILFAFFVAVLNWIIDKLTGFRFLSTMAQQTTFVMVPPLFLIFLVLGTIFIGLATPTEGGAMGAAGAIILGAAKRRLSWDLIRQATESTAKLSAFVVFILVGARVFSLTFYGVNGHVWVEHLLTSLPGGQIGFLIFVNAFVFVLAFFLDFFELAFIVIPLLGPAAEHLGIDLIWFGVILGVNMQTSFMHPPFGFALFYLRSVAPKEPYLDRVTGKRMEPVTTGQIYWGAVPFVVIQVAMVLLVIMFPSMVMHYKGALSTVDPNTIKIEIPQMELPPLDFGPPAKP from the coding sequence ATGTCTGCGTTTCTTATCGCCAATATGGCGCCGATCATGTTCGCGTCATTGGTCGTGGTGCTGCTGCTCGGTTATCCGGCGGCGTTCTCGCTCGGCGCGGTCGGGCTGATCTACGCATTCGTCGGCATCCAGCTCGGAGAATTCCGGCCCGACTTCCTGCAGGCGCTTCCGGAGCGCGTTTACGGCGTGATGAACAACGACACGCTGCTGGCGATCCCGTTCTTTACCTTCATGGGACTGGTGCTCGAGCGATCGGGCATGGCGGAAGATTTGCTCGACACCATCGGGCAGTTGTTCGGCACCATCCGTGGCGGCCTCGCCTACGCCGTCGTGTTCGTCGGCGCGCTGCTCGCCGCCACCACCGGGGTGGTCGCGGCATCCGTGATCTCGATGGGCCTTATCTCGCTGCCGATCATGCTGCGCTACGGCTACGACCGCCGGATGGCCACCGGCATCATCGCGGCCTCCGGCACGCTGGCGCAGATCATTCCGCCGTCGCTGGTCTTGATCGTGATGGCCGACCAGCTCGGCAAGTCCGTCGGCGACATGTACGAGGGCGCCTTCATTCCCGGACTGGTGCTGGCGGGCCTTTATGCCCTGTACGCGTTTTTCGTCACCTTGATATTCCCCAAGGCAGCCCCGGGGCTGCCGCCGGAGGCGATCGGTTTCCGCCAGAAGGATGGAAGCCGCGGATTGTGGTCGCTGCTGGTGCTCTTCATCGCCAGCTGCTTCTTCGGCTGGTTCATGATGCGGAATTCCGAGACGCATGGCGCCGACTTCGTCGTGCTCAGCATGTTCTTCGGCATTCTGTTCGCATTCTTCGTCGCGGTCCTGAACTGGATCATCGACAAGCTGACCGGCTTCCGCTTTCTGTCCACCATGGCGCAGCAGACCACTTTCGTAATGGTGCCGCCGCTGTTTCTGATCTTCCTGGTGCTGGGCACGATCTTCATCGGGCTGGCGACGCCGACCGAGGGTGGCGCCATGGGCGCGGCGGGCGCGATCATTCTCGGCGCCGCCAAGCGACGGCTGAGCTGGGACCTGATCCGGCAGGCCACCGAATCCACCGCGAAGCTGTCGGCGTTCGTGGTGTTCATTCTGGTCGGCGCCCGCGTGTTCTCGCTGACCTTCTACGGCGTCAATGGCCACGTCTGGGTCGAGCACTTGCTGACCTCCCTGCCCGGCGGCCAGATCGGCTTTTTGATTTTCGTCAACGCCTTTGTCTTCGTGCTCGCTTTCTTCCTCGATTTCTTCGAGCTCGCCTTCATCGTCATTCCGCTGCTCGGGCCGGCCGCCGAACATCTCGGCATCGACCTGATCTGGTTCGGCGTGATCCTCGGCGTCAACATGCAGACCTCGTTCATGCATCCGCCGTTCGGGTTCGCACTGTTCTACCTGCGCTCGGTGGCGCCGAAGGAACCCTATCTCGACCGCGTCACCGGCAAGCGCATGGAGCCGGTCACGACCGGTCAGATCTATTGGGGCGCGGTGCCGTTCGTCGTGATCCAGGTCGCCATGGTGCTGCTGGTCATCATGTTCCCCTCGATGGTGATGCATTACAAAGGCGCGTTGTCGACGGTCGATCCCAACACCATCAAAATCGAGATTCCGCAGATGGAATTGCCCCCACTCGATTTCGGTCCGCCGGCGAAGCCATAG
- the gph gene encoding phosphoglycolate phosphatase (PGP is an essential enzyme in the glycolate salvage pathway in higher organisms (photorespiration in plants). Phosphoglycolate results from the oxidase activity of RubisCO in the Calvin cycle when concentrations of carbon dioxide are low relative to oxygen. This enzyme is a member of the Haloacid Dehalogenase (HAD) superfamily of aspartate-nucleophile hydrolase enzymes (PF00702).), whose protein sequence is MTSARIVVFDLDGTLVDTAPDLINALNYVLDREGLPPVPLHAARNMIGAGARKLIERGLELEGRFASVEDVSRLTVDFIDYYAAHIADASRPFDGLEAALDDLQSAGYRFAVCTNKLEWLSKLLLEQLGLSSRFSAICGADTFGVSKPDPVILQQTVARAGGHLASAIMVGDAGPDIGVARRAGIPVIGVEFGYTEVPMAELKPDRLINHMSELPAAVQSFKI, encoded by the coding sequence ATGACCTCAGCCCGCATCGTTGTTTTCGATCTTGACGGCACGCTCGTGGATACGGCGCCCGACCTGATCAACGCGCTCAATTATGTTCTCGATCGGGAGGGCCTGCCTCCGGTCCCGCTTCATGCCGCCCGCAATATGATCGGCGCCGGCGCCCGCAAGCTGATCGAACGCGGCCTGGAATTGGAGGGCCGTTTCGCCAGCGTCGAGGACGTCAGCCGGCTGACCGTCGATTTCATCGATTATTACGCCGCTCATATCGCCGACGCTTCGCGCCCGTTCGACGGCCTGGAGGCCGCGCTCGACGATCTCCAGTCAGCCGGATACCGGTTTGCGGTCTGCACCAACAAGCTCGAGTGGTTGTCGAAGCTTTTGCTCGAACAGCTTGGATTGAGCTCGCGATTTTCCGCGATTTGCGGCGCCGACACCTTCGGGGTCTCCAAGCCCGACCCGGTCATCCTGCAGCAGACGGTCGCGCGCGCGGGCGGTCATCTGGCATCCGCCATCATGGTCGGCGATGCCGGACCGGATATAGGGGTGGCCCGCCGTGCCGGTATCCCGGTGATCGGGGTCGAATTCGGCTATACCGAGGTTCCGATGGCTGAACTGAAGCCCGACCGCCTGATCAACCACATGAGCGAACTGCCTGCGGCCGTGCAGAGCTTCAAGATTTGA
- the rpiA gene encoding ribose-5-phosphate isomerase RpiA yields MDDLKRQAAARALEHVRDGMKLGLGTGSTAKHFVELLGERVRAGLRVIGVPTSEATRADAVRCGIPLTTLDEIDRLDLTVDGADEIDPSLNLIKGGGGALLREKIVAAASDRMIVIADDSKWVEVLGRFPLPVEVIPFGLAATLRAIGNAFAESGNSGQMVVRNGKEGHVFVTDGGHWIVDAHLGRITDAPRLAGLLTAIPGVVEHGLFIGLASTAMLASPQGIRVVERR; encoded by the coding sequence ATGGACGATTTGAAGCGGCAGGCCGCGGCGCGAGCGCTCGAACATGTGCGCGACGGCATGAAGCTCGGCCTTGGCACCGGTTCGACCGCGAAGCATTTCGTCGAGCTTCTTGGCGAGCGGGTTCGCGCCGGACTCCGCGTCATCGGGGTGCCGACCTCGGAAGCGACCCGCGCCGACGCGGTGAGGTGCGGCATACCGCTGACGACGCTGGATGAAATCGATCGGCTCGATCTGACGGTCGACGGCGCCGACGAAATCGACCCTTCGCTCAATCTCATCAAGGGCGGCGGCGGTGCGTTGCTGCGTGAAAAGATCGTTGCCGCGGCGTCGGATCGCATGATCGTGATAGCCGACGACTCGAAATGGGTCGAGGTGCTCGGCCGCTTTCCGCTACCGGTGGAGGTCATCCCGTTCGGCCTGGCGGCGACGCTGCGGGCCATCGGCAACGCGTTCGCGGAAAGCGGCAATTCCGGCCAAATGGTGGTCCGCAACGGCAAGGAAGGCCACGTTTTTGTCACCGATGGCGGCCACTGGATCGTCGATGCCCATCTGGGGCGAATCACCGATGCCCCGCGTCTGGCAGGTCTCTTGACCGCGATTCCGGGTGTCGTCGAGCACGGGCTGTTCATCGGTCTCGCCAGTACCGCGATGCTGGCCAGCCCTCAGGGAATTCGCGTTGTTGAACGGCGCTAA
- a CDS encoding TRAP transporter small permease subunit: protein MQSLLKLSRGIDAFTRWTGKRLAWLILVAVIVSALNAIVRKVFDTSSNSWLELQWVLFSIVFLLCSPWTLLDNEHIRIDIVNQMLPKRVRDGIDVVGHLVFLMPLCIVMIITGGPFFMRSVEINEQSGNAGGLPQWPTKSLIIIGFTFLLVQGISELIKRIAVMRGLIPDPHASKVNAIEAEVEHLVEAIEKN, encoded by the coding sequence TTGCAATCGCTCCTTAAATTGAGCCGCGGAATCGACGCGTTCACACGTTGGACCGGCAAGCGGCTGGCGTGGCTGATCCTGGTCGCGGTGATCGTCTCGGCGCTCAATGCGATCGTGCGCAAGGTTTTCGACACCTCGTCCAACTCCTGGCTCGAGCTTCAATGGGTGCTGTTCAGCATTGTTTTTCTGCTGTGCTCGCCCTGGACGCTGCTCGACAACGAACATATCCGGATCGATATCGTCAACCAGATGCTGCCGAAGCGGGTACGAGACGGCATCGACGTCGTCGGACATCTGGTTTTCTTGATGCCGCTTTGCATCGTCATGATCATCACCGGCGGCCCGTTCTTCATGCGCTCGGTCGAGATCAACGAGCAATCGGGCAACGCCGGCGGACTGCCGCAATGGCCCACCAAGTCACTGATCATCATCGGATTCACGTTCTTGCTGGTTCAGGGCATATCCGAACTGATCAAACGCATCGCCGTGATGCGCGGGCTCATTCCGGATCCACATGCGTCAAAGGTGAATGCGATCGAGGCTGAGGTCGAGCACCTCGTCGAGGCGATCGAAAAGAACTGA
- a CDS encoding TRAP transporter substrate-binding protein, with protein MKRRDFIKVTGIGVAGAASIAAPAIAQSMPEIKWRMPTSWPKSLDTLYGGAEMMARVVGEATDNKFQIQTFAGGEIVPGLQVLDAVQNGTVEIGHTASYYYFGKDPTFTFGSSVPFGPNMRVNQAWYMLGGGKEILNEFYKKYNVMSLLAGNTGCQMGGWFRKELTSVDDFKGLKFRIGGFAGRVLQKMGAVPQQIAGGDIYPALEKGTIDGAEWVGPYDDEKLGFYKVAPHYYYPGWWEGGPMLLSFVNLDKWNALPKYYQSILEQAGHYANNWMMAKYDQSNPQALRRLLANGTKLHAFSPPIMEASLKAAKELHSEVAAGNADFKKVYESLTTFSNNSYQWFQVAEVGYDNFMARHSQS; from the coding sequence ATGAAGCGTCGCGACTTTATCAAGGTCACTGGAATAGGCGTGGCCGGCGCCGCCTCGATCGCCGCGCCGGCGATCGCGCAATCGATGCCGGAAATCAAATGGCGCATGCCGACGAGTTGGCCGAAATCGCTCGACACGCTCTATGGCGGCGCCGAGATGATGGCCAGGGTCGTCGGCGAGGCGACCGACAACAAATTCCAGATCCAAACTTTCGCGGGCGGCGAAATCGTTCCGGGCTTGCAGGTGCTGGACGCCGTGCAGAACGGCACCGTCGAGATCGGCCACACCGCGTCGTATTATTATTTCGGCAAGGACCCGACCTTCACCTTCGGCTCGTCGGTGCCATTTGGACCCAACATGCGCGTCAACCAGGCCTGGTACATGCTCGGCGGCGGCAAAGAAATCCTCAACGAATTCTACAAGAAATATAACGTGATGTCGCTGCTGGCCGGCAACACCGGCTGCCAGATGGGCGGCTGGTTCCGCAAGGAGCTCACCAGCGTCGACGACTTCAAGGGTCTCAAATTCCGCATCGGCGGCTTTGCCGGGCGCGTGCTGCAGAAGATGGGCGCGGTGCCGCAGCAGATCGCCGGCGGCGACATCTATCCCGCGCTCGAGAAGGGCACTATCGACGGCGCGGAATGGGTCGGTCCTTACGATGACGAGAAGCTCGGGTTCTACAAGGTCGCGCCGCATTACTACTATCCCGGCTGGTGGGAAGGCGGCCCGATGCTGCTGTCCTTCGTCAACCTCGATAAATGGAACGCGTTGCCGAAATACTACCAGAGCATTCTCGAGCAGGCCGGTCACTACGCCAACAACTGGATGATGGCGAAGTACGACCAGTCCAATCCGCAGGCGCTGCGCCGCCTGCTCGCCAACGGCACCAAGCTGCATGCCTTCTCGCCGCCGATCATGGAAGCCTCGCTGAAGGCGGCGAAGGAACTGCACAGCGAAGTCGCCGCGGGCAACGCGGATTTCAAGAAGGTCTATGAATCGCTGACGACGTTCTCGAACAACAGCTATCAGTGGTTCCAGGTCGCCGAAGTCGGCTACGACAACTTCATGGCACGTCACTCGCAGAGCTGA
- a CDS encoding TRAP transporter substrate-binding protein codes for MKRRDFLKVSATGAAMAAVASPAIAQSSPEIKWRMTSSFPKSLDTIYGGAEYFAKQVAEMTDNKFQIQVFQAGELVPGLQALDATSKNTVEMCHTVSYYYVGKDPTYAIYASVPFGLNARMQNSWWYQGGGMEIGNEFFKKSANVIAFPCGNTGTQMGGWFRKEIKTVADLSGLKFRIGGIAGQVLQKVGVVPQQLAGGDIYPSLEKGTIDGAEWVGPYDDEKLGFQKVAKYYYYPGFWEGGPTVHAFANLDKWNELPKGYQAIVSNACANANSWMAARYDMQNPSALKRLVAGGTQLRPFTNEVLEACLKATNELWGEISAKNPDFKKSIDAMQAYRSDQYLWWQVAEYTFDSFMIRSRTRG; via the coding sequence ATGAAGCGTCGTGATTTTTTGAAAGTTTCGGCGACGGGTGCCGCGATGGCCGCCGTTGCCTCGCCGGCGATCGCGCAATCCTCGCCCGAAATCAAGTGGCGCATGACGTCAAGTTTCCCGAAATCGCTCGACACCATCTACGGTGGCGCCGAATATTTCGCGAAACAGGTTGCCGAAATGACGGACAACAAGTTTCAGATTCAGGTCTTCCAGGCGGGCGAACTTGTTCCGGGACTGCAGGCGCTCGATGCGACGTCCAAGAACACCGTCGAGATGTGCCACACCGTTTCCTATTATTACGTCGGTAAGGATCCGACCTACGCGATCTATGCATCGGTCCCATTCGGCCTCAATGCGCGCATGCAGAATTCCTGGTGGTACCAGGGTGGCGGCATGGAGATCGGCAACGAGTTCTTCAAGAAATCCGCCAACGTCATCGCATTCCCCTGCGGAAATACCGGCACCCAGATGGGCGGCTGGTTTCGCAAGGAGATCAAGACGGTGGCCGATCTCTCCGGCTTGAAGTTTCGTATCGGCGGCATTGCAGGCCAGGTGCTGCAGAAGGTCGGCGTGGTGCCGCAGCAGCTCGCCGGCGGCGACATCTACCCGTCGCTGGAGAAGGGCACCATCGACGGCGCCGAGTGGGTCGGCCCCTATGACGACGAGAAGCTCGGCTTCCAGAAGGTCGCCAAGTACTACTACTACCCTGGTTTCTGGGAAGGCGGCCCGACCGTTCACGCCTTTGCCAACCTCGACAAGTGGAACGAGCTGCCGAAGGGCTACCAGGCCATCGTCAGCAACGCCTGCGCCAACGCCAATAGCTGGATGGCTGCGCGTTACGACATGCAGAACCCGTCCGCGCTGAAGCGTCTGGTCGCCGGTGGTACGCAGCTCCGCCCGTTTACCAACGAAGTGCTGGAAGCCTGCCTGAAGGCGACCAACGAATTGTGGGGCGAAATCTCCGCGAAGAACCCCGACTTCAAGAAGTCGATCGACGCGATGCAGGCCTATCGGTCCGATCAGTATCTGTGGTGGCAGGTTGCCGAATACACTTTCGACAGCTTCATGATCCGCTCGCGCACCCGCGGCTGA